Sequence from the Psilocybe cubensis strain MGC-MH-2018 chromosome 10, whole genome shotgun sequence genome:
TTTTTTCTTAGGATTCTCTACCGCTCTTGGAAATATCCCCCGAAACCTTAAAGTTGAATCCCCCTTGGCAGCTATTTCTATATCGGGATGACATTCTGATTGTGACTTTGAATAAAATTATGTTTTTCTTCACGTCGTTTGGTTAAGATTCTTAGTGATTCTTAGTCGCCTCATAATCTGTAGCATACCATACGCAAATTTTGCAGACTTAAATTTTTAATGCAAGATCTCGGGAAACTTAACGAATGGACAATACTTTGGAAATTCTAAACGTGGGAATCCTAGGTTCAAGTTAGGGAATGGGATACCGATAGGGGGACTCTGACATTTTATACTATATACCTATCAATAACGAATTAATTCAATGACAGACTTGTATAATACCTTGACAGACAAATCCCTCTGGACGGGCCTTGGTTGATTGTATAATTGCTAATCGTACCACAATGCCGCAAAAATGAAGCGGAGATTGTAAATCCAAGTTTACCATCACCCCTCACAATGCTTTCAGGTGACACAATGGTCACAATGAGTGTGACTTTTTGTTCCCTCGAAGGAGTTTAGCCTTGCTGCAAAACCTCCAACAAACTCCGCTTGTTCAGTGTCCCAAAGTCCTTTGTTCCTTCATTCACGCGTAATCTCATATACCACGATGGCAGGGATTTTGGCGTCTTTCAATTCCGCGTCCCAGCgtctctctttcctcctctccgGACTTGAACGCATTTTTGTCGCGTTTCACAATGCACGCATCTCATGATCCTACGTACCCTCTCTTTCCAGTCCTGTCGTTCCTCGGCTTCGTTGTCGCTCTCATTCCTCTGCCATGGCATCTTCAAGCTTGGAACTCTGGAACCTGCGCCTTTATGATTTGGACGTCGTTATCATGTCTGGTTGAATTCATCAACAGCCTCATCTGGTCGGGGAACATTGACGATAATTTACCTGTGTGGTGTGATATCTGTATGTCTTCTCGGTACTACTTTCGTCTTCACTGCATTAAAATGTTTCATTATAGCTACGAAATTTTTACTCGGAGCGGGAGTTGGAATCACAGCGTCTTCCCTATGTATAAGCCGTCGACTGTATAGCATCGCAACGACTCAAAACACCTCCATCACACGAGCCGATGTCAGTCCTCTCTCTTAACCCTTTGTTCTTCCCATCTCACCAATTTCTTTCAGAAACGTCGCGCTCTTATAATTGACCTATTAATTGCCGTCGGTATACCAGTTCTAGTAATGGCTCTGCGTATGTTCTACTTCAATCAACTTGACCTACCCGTTTCTAACACTCTTTTGCCAGACTATGTTGTGCAACCTCACCGTTATGATATTCTTGAAGACATCGGCTGCCAGCCTGCGATATACAACACGCTACCGGCATACTTTCTCGTTTTCATGTGGCCGATCCTTCTCGGCGCAATCTCTTTTGTGTATTCTGGTACGCCCGTCTTCGCCTTTATCTCTCTTACACTCAATCCTAAATTGTCCCTTCTAGCTCTCACCTTCCGCGCTTTTTGGATGCGTCGCCTTCAATTTGCTCAACTCGTATCAACAAATTCCTCCCTCAGCATCGGTCGCTACGTTCGCCTCATGATGCTCGCCGTGACCGACATGGCGCTGACAGTCCCACTGGGGATCTTCAGTGTCGTCTTCGGCACACAGGGCGTCGGCCTTGCGCCCTGGATATCCTGGGAGGACACGCACTTCAACTTCTCCCACGTCATTCAAGTCCCTGCTGAATTCTGGAGGACCAGTCCGTCGTACCAGGTCAGCGTGGAGCTTACGCGCTGGTTGTTTGTCGCGTCCGCGTTTATCTTCTTTGGGCTGTTTGGATTTGCTGGAGAGGCCCAGCGAAATTACAAGCTCGCGTTCTGGAAGAGCGTCAAGCCTCTGGGATGGACGCCATCTAATACGAAGAAATCAGAGATCGTTTCGTTGCCGAGGTCAGTGTGATATCGTTTTATACGGCGAACGATCCCCCGCTCACTGCCTACTTTCTTCAGTTGGAGGAAGGCCGCTGACTCGAAGAACGTCTCCATCTCCGACCCCGTTTTCCTTGGTAAAAACAGCCAAAACCTATCCGGGAAAGCTTCGACGACGTTCAGCGTCGCCTCGTCCACGGACGCGACCGTCCGCGTCGATATCGACATCGAGAAGTTCGCCGATCAGCCTACACCCTCAACACCAGCTCCTGCCTACGTCTACCCACCGCCTTCATCATGTTATAGCTATACCATCACGACTGACGTCTCTCCGTCGTCTTCTGCGACACCTCACGACCCTCATTGGCCAGTGCATCGCTGATGCTTTTCGTTAaaagttttctttctttattgTCTTGGTTTGTTAATGCTATCTATGTGTACCTAGAGTACTGCTTTGTTCTCTCCTATCATCCGTTTGCTAACCCCAAATGCTATCACAAAATCGATTATTAACCCTGTTGTATTATATATTGGAATAAATGTATTTTCAGCTCTTAACCAAACTGTGGACCGTTACTTTAAACTTTGGTATGATGTTTTTGAACATTAAAAAAATATTCGACAGTCGGCAAATAAAAGATTATTCGGTCTCTTAGAATTCTAGCAATTTAAACAAGTGAACATCTCGCCGATCCATCAGGTACCGATGCCTGCGGGGAAGATAAGATGTTAGATAATATCTGGGGCAATGGGCATTCTTGTGTCTTGTGGGCTAACGTGCTCAAAATGGGAACTGGGGACACTCCCCTTGAAGCGCTGGCATTCCGTACAAATTGGCACCCTCGGTCATCGGGAGTATACATGTGGACATACATCTCTAGAATGCTTCCCCATGTCCGCCTGGATGATTTTGGATAATTACATTTCCCAAGCGCTGGTGCGCACAACTTGAACTTTGGATGTACCGCATTGTCCGGTGGAACATCCGCTTCCATTTCGTTCCTGTTTAATTTTATCGCCCAGAGTTTTCTGCCGGGCATAGGGTAAGATAAAGTTCATTAGTAAAGAAAATACCACCGAAgagatgttttttttttttttttttttcatggAAGTTCTTATGATCGAATTTGTTAGAATTTTTCAAACTTACGTTTCGGGATATGGTGACCCATACCCTTTTCCGATATTATGAGTCAGTTGGAGCGTATCCCGGAAGCTGTTAGGATTCCCTGCTCTGACTTCTTGCTCCGGGTATCAGAGCCATTAGAACCTCAAGGTACATTGCCTTTACAATAATGCTCCACCGTCCAATATTCGAAATCTTGATGAAAATATGAGTCAGTAACATAACAGAACAAAACGAAAGGCTGCGGGTTCCATTTCAGAATTTTCCACCGTATGCGCCTCGGATCTGTCTGCGAACTGGATCTTTGTGCCACCCCGGTAAACATGGAATGCAGAACCCGAATATTATACATGTACTTCTTTCTGGAAAATCTTTAGGTACCCCATTTTGAGTCGGGTACCTTTATCAGTTTTTGGACGCTGATTTACATACCCTAGTATTTTATTGCTGTGTCTGCAGTCTATATGCAGCGTTTGGGATTGCCGATGTTTATTCCTTCCTAATTCGTATTTGTGTGCAGTAGGTGTACAGCAATTCGAGATATTCCGGGTGCCAGAGTTCGCCTTTCTCCCCCTATGTCAATGCCAGATCTAGACACAAGGTACCCTAGATCTCTTCTTTAGATATAATCCAGCAgaaaccaaacaaaaaaatgtaaatGCACCAAGCGCCCAGAAATAAACACTGTCAAACATGTATACCAAACATCACAGGAAATACCTGTAAATTACGGAGAATCTCCCGGAGAATCTTCCGATCCAGTATGCACATGCACAGCTACCTGACACAAGGTGAAAAAATCCAACCTTTCGGCTCAGACGAGCAGGTGGTCACTTTGCAGGTGGAGTGGACGTTACGTGAAGTCCAATATCACAAGGGCGGTCGAGGCGGGTCTACAGGAACGGCGCCGACCGATACAGGCACCGAAGCGGACCGATGTGTACGGATGGGGAAACTTTGTTCACCTTGTTAGTCGAACAATGGCTTAAAAATAGATGACAAGTTCGGCTTCTTGCCCGCAGCCGTGAAACGCTCCCACGGGTGCCCCATGGACCGCCAAATGCGTCGAACAATATGTTGAAGACTGCGATTGTTTACTTAGGTTTTCAGTGGCGCATATATAAGACCCCTATCGTGGAAGGAGGGCGTTAATTCTTTTCTTCAGAGTTACCCCCACCTCGATTAACTTCgttcttcaagcttcaacaCTTCTTTGCCCTCACAGGCTAGCAACCATCTCCAAACTTCATCAGCATGGACCAGTTCCTTACCTTCCTTGATTTCTCCGCTTCTGAGGAATTGGAAGAGATTAGCAT
This genomic interval carries:
- a CDS encoding Pheromone B alpha 3 receptor — its product is MALHYVVQPHRYDILEDIGCQPAIYNTLPAYFLVFMWPILLGAISFVYSALTFRAFWMRRLQFAQLVSTNSSLSIGRYVRLMMLAVTDMALTVPLGIFSVVFGTQGVGLAPWISWEDTHFNFSHVIQVPAEFWRTSPSYQVSVELTRWLFVASAFIFFGLFGFAGEAQRNYKLAFWKSVKPLGWTPSNTKKSEIVSLPSWRKAADSKNVSISDPVFLGKNSQNLSGKASTTFSVASSTDATVRVDIDIEKFADQPTPSTPAPAYVYPPPSSCYSYTITTDVSPSSSATPHDPHWPVHR